The following are encoded together in the Buteo buteo chromosome 2, bButBut1.hap1.1, whole genome shotgun sequence genome:
- the POMGNT2 gene encoding protein O-linked-mannose beta-1,4-N-acetylglucosaminyltransferase 2 encodes MNIAAVFNALLVSVLAAVLWKYIKLREHVFMVEEELVLTRQSQELSQVQIDYHAALQALVEDGTRMVCTGRMHTDRICRFESLCYSTEAEEFVYFHSNSSVMLPNLGSRRFQPALLDLSSVEDHNTQYFNFVELPAAALKFMPKPVFVPDVALIANRFNPDNLMHVFHDDLLPIYYTMQQFSDLDLEARLFFMEGWSEGVHFDLYKLLSNKQPLLREQLKTLGRLLCFTKSYVGLSKITTWYQYGFVQPQGPKANILVSGNEIRQFTKFMMQKLNVSLEESSSEEYIVVFSRTINRLILNEAELILALAQEFQMKTITVSLEEHSFSDIVRLISNASMLVSMHGAQLVMSLFLPRGATVVELFPYAINPEHYTPYKTLATLPGMDLQYIAWQNTDREDTITYPDRPWDQGGIAHLDKTEQERIIKSTEVPRHLCCRNPEWLFRAYQDTKVNIPSLIHVIRQTVKSKPGPKKQKWSGSLYPGKVRDAKCQASVQGTSEAKLAVSWQIPWNLKYLKVREVKYEVWIQEQGENTYMPYILSHQNHTFSENIKPFTIYLVWIRCIFNKNLLGPFADVLLCST; translated from the coding sequence ATGAACATAGCAGCTGTGTTTAATGCCCTGCTCGTGTCTGTCCTCGCTGCTGTGCTGTGGAAATACATCAAACTGCGAGAGCATGTCTTCATGGTTGAAGAGGAGTTGGTCCTCACACGTCAGTCTCAGGAACTCTCTCAGGTTCAGATTGACTACCATGCAGCTCTCCAGGCACTGGTGGAGGACGGTACCAGGATGGTGTGCACTGGCAGGATGCACACCGACCGCATCTGCCGCTTTGAGTCCCTCTGCTACTCTACTGAGGCTGAGGAGTTTGTCTACTTTCACAGCAACTCCTCGGTCATGCTGCCCAACCTGGGCTCCCGGAggttccagccagctctgctcgACCTCTCCTCGGTGGAAGATCACAACACCCAGTACTTCAACTTTGTggagctgccagctgctgcactgAAATTTATGCCAAAGCCGGTCTTCGTGCCTGATGTGGCGCTGATCGCTAACAGGTTCAACCCAGACAACCTGATGCACGTCTTTCATGACGACCTCCTCCCTATTTATTACACCATGCAGCAGTTCTCTGATTTAGATCTGGAGGCACGGCTCTTCTTCATGGAAGGGTGGAGTGAAGGTGTTCACTTTGACCTCTACAAGTTACTGAGTAACAAGCAGCCACTCCTCAGGGAGCAGCTTAAAACCCTGGGCAGGCTCCTCTGCTTTACCAAATCGTATGTGGGACTGTCCAAAATCACCACCTGGTACCAGTATGGATTTGTCCAGCCACAAGGACCAAAGGCTAACATCTTGGTTTCTGGTAATGAGATCAGACAGTTCACCAAATTCATGATGCAGAAGCTGAACGTCAGCTTGGAGGAAAGCTCCAGTGAGGAGTACATCGTAGTGTTCAGTCGAACAATCAACAGACTTATCCTAAATGAGGCAGAACTAATCCTGGCTCTCGCTCAGGAGTTTCAGATGAAAACCATTACCGTCTCTCTGGAGGAGCATTCATTTTCTGACATCGTCCGGTTGATCAGCAATGCGTCCATGCTGGTCAGCATGCATGGGGCCCAATTAGTCATGTCTCTCTTCCTGCCAAGAGGTGCCACAGTGGTGGAGCTCTTTCCTTATGCTATCAACCCTGAACACTATACCCCTTACAAAACCCTGGCAACCCTTCCTGGCATGGACCTGCAGTACATTGCCTGGCAGAACACTGACAGGGAAGACACCATTACCTACCCAGACAGACCTTGGGATCAGGGTGGGATTGCTCATCTGGACAAAACTGAGCAAGAGCGCATCATTAAGAGCACAGAGGTGCCGCGGCACCTCTGCTGCCGCAACCCTGAGTGGCTGTTCCGTGCCTACCAGGACACGAAGGTGAACATCCCTTCTCTCATCCATGTGATCAGGCAGACTGTGAAGTCTAAGCCTGGACCCAAGAAGCAGAAGTGGTCTGGCAGCCTCTACCCTGGCAAAGTGAGGGATGCCAAGTGTCAAGCCTCTGTCCAGGGCACGAGCGAAGCTAAACTTGCTGTGTCCTGGCAGATCCCCTGGAACCTGAAGTATCTCAAGGTCAGAGAAGTGAAGTATGAAGTGTGGATACAAGAGCAAGGAGAAAACACTTACATGCCTTATATATTGTCCCATCAGAATCACACCTTCTCAGAAAACATTAAGCCCTTCACAATATACCTGGTGTGGATACGCTGCATCTTCAACAAAAATCTCCTGGGACCTTTTGCAGACGTGCTCTTGTGTAGTACATAA